In Fusarium oxysporum f. sp. lycopersici 4287 chromosome 2, whole genome shotgun sequence, a genomic segment contains:
- a CDS encoding hypothetical protein (At least one base has a quality score < 10): MSDTPIPSNNSSEVAEDVDVSSLLPTRLTSSPRQNTGTSIPPSVFTSASSVYESAHTSITPSDQGDSNALAGGNTIFGISFGSAPPNTPADNNDGVSLSNKPPSKSGWTGEYSDPGTPAANMSKLGWTGEYSTSGVEPESLMARLSSVANKSDDGSHNTQNGAEGRSSGESSRTKGGGNAFTVRDIFSEDEKVARLARQAIGRVTPCSVMESLDVKKVKSGVITVTKSPAQPQSAVLCNIEDESVPKAEEAVVFSPTEPKSTKDFKYVKGEKASIMGRISCYMHAIKMGRRPKPGIPVNQPKHATLSPEKSCLKPATSLAGIVLDEIEEDRTLPPLPAKKSSKDTRVTFDLDETAKSEKSKSKRKRKYKSKTNLSFNIASYFFSKMSNQETEGTSDENEELDDPNSPFAAQDLEIQRRLAKADCYRDANERTSIIRGALDFLLVVSDRVDTVAADRISCLLDRTADRGLGSYTGEEKDHVNPHQYGNRVDQRLYRSKETAMSYLRRRQHRTVIRLGTPWMRDFTVPLYEMRYLGDIDAPKLCYVSRQLQGERFFNSVWTLDHNLRNEERDKGSKGLAGGRAASQKRKASFKSDQPRKKFAENQSKEQNKDENKAEDQEVPSEDYDEDLFSFGYSDDDMPDKLEPKS, translated from the exons ATGTCTGACACACCTATTCCCAGCAACAACTCATCTGAGGTTGcagaggatgttgatgtcagCTCTCTTCTACCTACCAGACTGACATCATCTCCTCGACAAAACACAGGAACTTCTATCCCACCCTCTGTGTTCACGTCAGCATCTTCTGTCTACGAATCAGCCCACACATCTATTACACCATCTGACCAAGGAGACTCTAATGCTTTAGCTGGAGGCAACACCATCTTTGGTATTTCTTTTGGATCTGCTCCTCCCAACACTCCAGCCGATAACAATGATGGCGTCTCTCTTTCCAACAAACCGCCATCCAAGTCTGGTTGGACTGGAGAATACTCTGATCCTGGTACCCCCGCCGCTAACATGTCTAAGCTTGGCTGGACAGGAGAGTACTCGACCTCTGGTGTCGAGCCTGAAAGTTTAATGGCAAGACTCAGCTCTGTGGCCAACAAATCAGACGATGGTTCCCACAACACTCAGAATGGAGCGGAGGGGAGATCTTCTGGAGAGAGCTCCAGGACTAAAGGGGGTGGCAATGCTTTCACTGTCAGGGACATCTTCTCTGAGGATGAAAAGGTAGCCAGACTGGCACGTCAGGCCATCGGTCGTGTCACTCCCTGTTCGGTCATGGAGTCTCTAGACGTCAAGAAAGTCAAGTCTGGTGTCATCACTGTCACCAAGTCGCCAGCCCAGCCTCAATCTGCTGTTCTGTGCAACATTGAGGATGAATCTGTTCccaaggctgaagaggcTGTGGTGTTCTCTCCCACAGAGCCAAAATCCACGAAAGACTTCAAATATGTCAAGGGAGAAAAGGCCAGTATCATGGGTCGCATTTCTTGCTACATGCATGCCATCAAGATGGGCCGCAGACCCAAGCCTGGGATACCAGTCAACCAACCCAAACACGCCACTCTCTCACCAGAAAAGTCTTGTCTCAAGCCAGCTACTTCTTTGGCTGGcattgttcttgatgagatcgagGAAGACAGGACTCTGCCACCTCTTCCAGCCAAGAAGTCATCAAAAGACACAAGGGTTACTTTCGATCTAGACGAGACAGCCAAGAGTGAGAAGTCTAAGTCCAAGCGAAAGAGAAAGTACAAGTCTAAAACCAACCTCAGTTTCAACATAGCGTCATACTTCTTTAGCAAAATGAGCAATCAGGAGACCGAAGGCACTTccgatgagaatgaagaacttgatgatcCCAATTCACCATTTGCAGCACAAGACTTGGAAATACAACGCCGTCTTGCAAAAGCGGACTGTTACCGCGATGCAAATGAACGCACTTCTATTATTCGGGGCGCGCTGGACTTTCTCTTGGTTGTCTCTGATAGAGTCGACactgttgctgctgatcgCATCAGTTGTCTCTTGGACAGGACTGCAGATAGGGGTCTTGGGAGCTATACTGGTGAAGAGAAGGATCACGTGAATCCTCATCAGTATGGGAATAGGGTTGATCAGAGGCTGTACCGTTCTAAGGAGACGGCTATGTCTTATTTGAGAAGACGACAGCATCGCACTGTTATTCGCCTTGGGACTCCTTGGATGAGGGACT TCACTGTCCCTTTGTACGAGATGAGGTATCTAGGAGACATTGATGCCCCAAAGCTCTGTTATGTCTCGCGTCAACTTCAAGGAGAGAGGTTTTTCAATAGCGTGTGGACATTGGACCACAATCTGCGAAACGAAGAGCGAGACAAGGGGTCAAAGGGACTCGCAGGGGGAAGAGCCGCTTCACAAAAGCGAAAGGCTTCCTTCAAGAGCGATCAACCTCGAAAGAAGTTTGCTGAAAACCAGTCTAAGGAACAGAAcaaggatgagaacaagGCCGAAGATCAAGAGGTGCCTAGTGAGGATTACGATGAAGATTTGTTTTCGTTTGGCTACAGCGACGATGATATGCCAGACAAGCTGGAGCCCAAGAGCTAG